One genomic segment of Nerophis lumbriciformis linkage group LG20, RoL_Nlum_v2.1, whole genome shotgun sequence includes these proteins:
- the LOC133619366 gene encoding uncharacterized protein produces MSSDTDCEGDMRTHTDNKHSKRCKKKRGKKKYSCSVCAKSFTRERDLTQHTRTHTGEKPFDCSVCGKSFSQKSNLNQHMRTHTGEKTFNCSVCGKGFFRKDNWTNHVRTHTGEKPYSCSVCGKSYFQQGKLTIHLRTHTGVKTFNCLVCGKSFYHKINLTLHIRIHTGEKPYSCSVCSKSFTQKGNLTQHMSSHTGEKTFSCSVCGKSFFLKGNLTRHIRTHTGEKIFNCSVCGKNFSLKSNLTQHMKTHTGEKTFSCSVCSKGFYHNVDAERHIKTHKGE; encoded by the coding sequence atgagcagcgatacagactgtgaaggtgatatgaggactcacactgacaacaaacactctaaaCGTTGTAAAAAGAagagaggtaaaaaaaaatatagctgctcagtttgtgctaaaagctTTACTCGAGAGAGAGATTTGACTCaacacacgagaacacacaccggagaaaaaccatttGATTGTTcggtttgtggtaaaagcttttctcaaaaaagCAATTTgaatcaacacatgagaacacacacaggagaaaaaacattcaattgttcagtttgcggtaaaGGCTTTTTTCGAAAAGACAATTGGACTAATCATGTACgaacacacacgggagaaaaaccatatagttgttcagtttgcggcAAAAGCTATTTTCAACAAGGCAAATTGACTATACACTTGAGAACACACACGGgagtaaaaacatttaattgtttagtttgtggtaaaagcttttatCATAAAATCAATTTGACGCTACACATCAgaatacacacaggagaaaaaccgtaTAGTTGTTCAGTTTGCAGTAAAAGCTTTACTCAAAAgggcaatttgactcaacacatgagctcacacacaggagaaaaaacatttagttgttccgtttgtggtaaaagcttttttCTGAAAGGCAATTTGACTCGACACATAAGgacacacacgggagaaaaaatatttaattgttcagtttgtggtaaaaacttttctcttaagagcaatttgactcaacacatgaaaacacacacaggagaaaaaacatttagttgttcagtctgCAGTAAAGGATTCTATCATAATGTAGATGCAGAAAGacacataaaaacacacaaagGAGAATAA